The stretch of DNA GGACACCAGGAGACTATCAACCGTTCACCTACTTGAATCCCGAAACGAAACAATATGAAGGGTATGATATCGAGGCTGCCAAATCACTTGCCAAAGAACTGGGGGTCGAAGTGGAATTCGTTGAAACGACGTGGCCTACTTTAATGGAAGATTTGCTGGCGGATAAGTTTGACATCGCCATGGGTGGTATCACTCGGAATATGGGAAGACAAATTCAGGCACAATTTTCACATGGGTACATTCCATTTGGAAAATCACCGCTGATCCGCGCAGAAGATAAAGAGAAGTTTACGAGCTTGGAAGCCATCAATCAGCCCGACGTGACAATCGGCGTGAATCCAGGTGGGACAAACCAAAAATTTGTGAACGCGCACATGACCAATGCGAATGTCATCGTCGTCCAAAATAATTTGGACATCCCGGGTAAGGTGGCCAGCGGAGAAGTGGATGTCATGATTACCGATAGTATTGAAGCCATCCACTATGCACGAGAAAACGACGTGCTGTATGCAGCTTTGACCGAAGATCCATGGGAGCCGAGCCAATTTGGCTATCTCATGCAGCAAGGTGATCAAAAGTTCCTGAATACCGTCAATTTCTGGATGGAAGAAATGGAACTGAAAGGTGTTTTTGAAGAATTGCGGAAAGATTTCGGAATCAATCCGGACAGTGAAGAAACAGCGGAATAAGCGTTCATCACAAATAAAAAGAAGAGTGGAAACCGTTCATGCAGGCGGCTTCCACTCTTCTTTATTGTATTGATTTCACTTCGGAATTTTGGTTTTTGGGTCGCGAAAACGCATTGATTAAAAAGAAGAACTATGGTATCTTTATAAAGATACACTTTAAAAATCGTTTTTATGTATATTATCCCTACTTTAATCTTACACCATGAAATCATTTTTTGTCAAGTTTTATTTTCAAAAAGGAGTGTTGGACATGAACGTGGAACTTCGCGAGGAGCAAGAACGAGTGAACAGCGTCATGGAGACGATTACGGAGCAGATCCAGAGATTGGAGGACGAAACTTCCAGACGTCGGAATGAAGTCGTGAAAATCCGCAAACATTTTTGGGATGAAGTAAAAGTGAATCTGGATACGTTCGATGATTATTTGGAGACGATCATCGGCTTACGCCAAGAAGCTCAGGCGCTGTCCGTCAATCAAAGCACCCATCGACATGCCTCAAAGAGATTAGCCTCCCTGCGGCGGATGCAAGAGATGCCCTATTTCGGACGCATCGATTTCATGGAAGAAGAAACTCCTACCGCAGAACGGATTTACATCGGCATCTCTACGCTCATGGATCCAAGCGGCGAAGACATCCTGATTTACGATTGGAGGGCCCCCATCTCGAGTATCTACTACGACTACCCGCCAGGTCCCGCCAAGTATACTACCCCAGGCGGTATCATTTACGGCACACTGGAGAGAAAATGGCAGTACCTCATCCGCGGCGGCGTGATCCAATCGATGTTCGACACGAGCCTGACAATCGGGGACGAGATTTTACAAGAAGTGCTCGGTAAAGGGACAGACACGCATATGCACAGTATCGTAGCCACCATTCAGCAGGAACAAAACCGGATCATTCGGCACGACCAGGGGCGGATGCTCATTGTGCACGGCGCTGCCGGCAGCGGGAAGACATCGGCCGCCCTGCAGCGAGTGGCTTATTTACTCTATAAAAATCGGGACGTGCTGACGGCCGATCAAATCATTCTTTTTTCACCGAATTCTTTATTTAATAGTTACGTTTCCAATGTGTTGCCCGAACTCGGCGAGGAAAATATGCAGCAGGTCACATTCCAGGAATACTTGGATCATCGGCTGGCTCGGGAGTTTCAAGTCGAGAATCCGTACGACCAATTGGAATACGTTTTGACAGCGACGGATGATCCCATCTACAGTACACGAATGGCAAGCATCCGATTCAAGGCGAGCGCCTATTTTTTCGAAGCGATCCAAGCATACCGGAAGTCGTTGGAAAAGGCTGGAATGGTATTCAGACGGATCACTTTCAGAGGCGAGACAATCGTAACCGCCAAACAAATCGCGGAACGGTTTTACAGCCGTGACACCGAACTCCGCTTTCATAGCCGACTTGAAAAACTGAAGGATTGGCTACTGAAGCAGATTGACGCTACGGAAACGCGCGAACGGGCCCATCCATGGGTACAGGAAGAAATCGAATTGCTGGGCGATGAGGAGTACGATAAAGCCTTCACCTATTTGGCGAAAAAGCGCGGCTTTCAAGGAGAGGCGGTCCATGATTATGAAATGGAGCCCGAAGCGTTAGCGCGCTACATCGTCCGCCAGAAGCTAAGGCCTGTGCGAAAACGGATCAAGGCGCTGCGGTTCATTAACATCAAGGGGATCTATAGGAATCTGTTTACAGATCCCAACCGGATCAGCCAATGGATGGACCTGGAAGCACCAGAAGAATGGCCTGCTATTTGCCAGTCAACCGTGAAAATGTTGGGCGACGGGAAATTATTTTACGAAGATGCCACCCCATTTTTATTACTAAACGAGCTGATTCAAGGCTTTCAGACGAACAGTTCCATTAAACATATACTTGTGGACGAGGCGCAAGACTATTCCCCGTTTCAATTCGAGTTTTTGAAGCGTCTCTTCCCTTCCGCCAAAATGACCGTGCTCGGTGATTTTAATCAAGCCATATTCGCCCATGCCAGTGAAATGGTTGATTTCCAAATGCTGACCAACTTATATGGGCCGGATGAAACGGTGGCGATCAACTTGACCCGCAGCTACCGATCCACGAGGCCAATCGTCGAATTCACCCGCGGTCTCGTACCGAACGGCGAACGGATTGAAGCGTTCGACCGCGATGGCGAAAAGCCCCTATTGACACAACTGGACAATCAAGCGGAATTGCATCGCTCCATCGTGTCCAAAGTGGCAGACTTGCGGGAACGGCCGTATCACACCATTGCCATCATCTGCAAATCTGCTGCGGAAAGCGCGGCTGCCTACGAATCCTTGAGCGATATCGAAGATTTGAAACTCGTGAAAAGCGGATCGGTTGAATACGAACAAGGCGTTGTCGTCATACCGGCATATTTGGCCAAAGGCATCGAATTCGACGCAGTCCTCATTTATGACGCGTCCGCGGAAAGTTACGGTGATGACAGCTTGCGCAGATTATTTTACACAGCCTGCACCCGGGCGATGCATCATTTGCACATATACAGCGTAGGCGAACCGAGCCCTTTGTTACGGTGACAGTCACCAAGACAATTCAGACACAATTCGGAATTGAGTCGAATTTGCGCAGGTGACTGTCACCAGTTCCACTGTTATAATAAATAAAAACCATTCGAACGAGGTGTCGCTCTTGATATCATCCACATATACCGCCATCATACCCAGCCTGTAACGGTCGAAAAGTCCTTTGGGGACCGTTGCAGGCTGGGCCTTACCCCAAGGAGTGATGGCAAATGAAGCCGCATCAAACCAATCGAAATCGTGCCTATTACCGGCATCACCGTGAACGAGTCATCCGTCGCAAGACGAAACTGGCGAAACAGATCGGGTGGTATTCCCGCTACTCTGGCTCTTTCGCAAAAGGGAAAATCCATTGTTCTTGCTGGATGTGTTCCCGGAAGACGAACAAGGATGGATTCCCCCATTCGCAGGCCAAGCAGCTGGCACGCTTGGACAGCCGGTTGGTCGACTATCTGGATAAGGAAAAATAATACAAAGAGGAAGCTGGCACGCAGACCGCTTCCTCTTTTTTCAATCTTACAATTCCTGACGCAATGCGTCGATGACGTCAATTTTCGTCGCTTTCCGTGCGGGGCGCCACCCGGACAGGATGGCGACGGACAAGCTGATCACAGAAGCGATGACAACGAGCTGCCATGGAATGATCGAGAACACGACACCAAGTTCTTCGAAGCTTTCTTCCCCACTTGCGGATGCCACGATGATCGGCAGCACCCAGTTGGCAATCATACTCACCCCGTAAGAAATCAAAACAGCAAGCACTGTCCCAACGAGCCCAATCCACGCACTTTCCATAAAGAACAGTCGTTGAATCAGTTTCGGATCCGCCCCGATCGCTTTCATGACTCCGATTTCGCGAGTCCGCTCCGTCACCGCCATCGTCATCGTATTGAAAATCCCAATGGACGCAATCAAGATCGCAATCGTCCCGACGAAGACAAGACCCGCCTTCAACGCTGTGAAGAAAATATCGAGCTGATCGAGTTCATCGGAGATCGAATAGACCGAATAGCCTTCGTTCCGCAATTGCTCGCTCACCACTTTGACGTTTTCTAAATCATCGGCATACACATTCGTATTCCGGTAAAATATTTCTGCGTCCTCCGCCCCGTACATTTCATATAAAAGCGGAACAATCGAGTTATCGGCAAACACTCGCTCATCCACGACCCACTCTTTCGTCGGCTCCTTCGCAATCCCGACAATCGTCAACGGGATGCCGTTTTCCAGCATCTCGCCCTCCGCGTTGCCAATGAAATACGTGAACCGCTTCCCGAGCAACTCCCCATCATATGATGCCGGCTCGGCCTCTTCCGCCGTCGATTCTTCGTACAGTTGACTCGCAAAATGATAGCCGATCACGACCTCACCTTGCTTTTCCGGAAGACGCCCTTCCGCCAAGGCGAACCCGGCTTTCTGTTCCTCCTCGAAAGAAGTGACCGTCATATTATGGTACCCTTTGTAGCCGTCCATCTGCGTCTCGTACGGCAAATCCAGTCTCCATCTCTGAATGACCGCTTTCACATGCTCCGATTTCTTCCATTCCTCCATTTTTTGTTCATCGATGTCGCCTTCATACACTTCTATTTCCGTCACAAGACGATTGTCCAGCACCTCGCTCCGAATCGTCTCATGCAGCCCAAATCCGACCGATGCGAGGACAATCAAAAATGCCGTTCCCATCGTCGCTGCGAGTACTGTCATGAAGACGCGCATCCTGTTTTTCTTCAAATGTTGACGGATGAAATCCACCTGGTCGTTAAACTGCATGGGACACACCGCCTTCCACGAGTTCCCCATCATGCATCCGGTACGTCCGGTGCGCCGATTCGGCCACTTCCTCATCGTGGGTGATGATGACGAACGTAATACCGAGCGTACGATTGAGCGACTGGATGAGCAGCAAAATGTCCTGCTCCGTCTCCGAATCGAGGCTGCCCGTCGGTTCATCCGCCAAAATAATCGGCGGATCGGTGATGAGCGCACGGGCGATGCTGACACGCTGTTGCTGGCCGCCCGATAATTCATTCGGATAATGGTCCTGGACGCCGCGAAGGCCGACATGCTGCATAAGCCGTTCCACTTTCGCCTGTCTCTCCTTCCGGTTCATCCCCTTTAACTTCAGTGGCAGCTCAACATTTTCAAATGCCGTCAATCCGGGCATGAGCTGGAAGTTTTGAAAGATGAAACCGAAATGGTCCAGCCGGAATTGGGCACTTTCGGTTTCATTGAAGGAAGACGTCTTCGTACCGTCCACATGAATCTCCCCACTATCCGGCTTCAAAAAACCGGCTAGTATATGAAGCAGCGTCGATTTCCCCGAGCCGCTCCGGCCGACGATCGAAACGATTTCCCCTTTTCTCACGTCGAATGACAAATTTTTCAACACCGGAATCCGCTGTTCCTTCCCTTTTTTTCCGATGACGAATGAATGGTTCAATTGATGGATCTGTATCAATCTCGTTCCCTCCGCTTGTTGTAGTCTCAAATGTCATTGTACAAGCCGGTTCTTAAGGAACAGCGAGGGGAAATCTGAAGAATTTCTGAAGATGCCAAAGCAAAAAGAGTGAACTCCGTCGCATAGACAGCTTCCACTCTTCTACGATTAAAGTATCTTGTTCAAAATCACGTCAGCCGCTTTCGTCGCCCCACCCGCATCCCGCAACGTTCTCGACAATTCCTTGGCACGTTTCAAATACGCCGCGTCCACTAGCACCTCGGCCACGGCCGCTTCCAAATCTTTCGGCTTCTTCCCTTTCAGCATGACCCCGGCCCCAAGCCCCACAACCCGCTCAGCCACCATTCGCTGTTCACCATGCTGGGGAAATAAAACCAACGGAACCCCGAAAAACAGACTTTCATTCACACTGTTCATACCGCTATGTGTAATAAAAACATCCGCCCGCTGCAATATCGCCAGCTGATCGACAGACTGTTTCACTGTGAAATTCCCCGGGATGCCGCCAAGGGAGGAAATGTCTGTTTTCCCGCCAACCGACATGACGACCTCATACTCCTTCCCTGCGAAGGCCCGTATACAGTTACGGTAAAAGTCGTGATTTTGATTCAACACGGTACCAAGAGAGACATAGATCACTTTCCTGCTCTTTTTCTCTTTCACTGTCAATGGCAGATTGATCGAAGGTCCAACAAAAGCGTATCGGTCAGAAAAGGTATCCGCCATCGGTTGAAATTCCTTCGAAGTGTAAACAATGGTGTCCGTTTCGTTGTCATTTTGAATGATTGATATGAAATTCTCCACCTTGTAGCCATGGTCCCGAAGCAATCGGATTTTCTTATTGATCCTCGGCATCCCTACAATCATTTTTCCTATTTCCCACAAACTCCGCTTCATCAGCTTGGCGGTATGCTTATTGAACGCGAACGTGGTCGTCGAACAAATATAAGGGATTCCTAGTTTCATGGCAAATAGCTTCCCCCAGAAGCAAATGGAATCCGAAACGATGCAATCCGGCTCGATTTCCCTTAACTCCTGGCAAACCTTTTCATCCATCGCGATCGTCGTATCGGCCACCATTTCGATCAACGCAGCAAAATCCTTCCCGGCCTTGCGTTCCAGCTCTTCCTCGGACAGCGGAGGCAAGAAATCGTCGCACGCAATAAAAACAGCGCCCGCCGCTTCTATCCGCTCCTGAAATTCCACAAACGAATAATACCAAACTTGATGGCCCCGCTTCACCAACTCGGCCACAACCGGGATGGTCGGGTTCGTATGTCCGTGGGCGGGTATCGAAAAGAAGACGATCTTGCTCATTCCGGATCATCCGCCTTCAATTCGCTTTTCCGGATCAGTTCGGCGAATTCCAGAAACCCTTCACTTTTCAAAACGGCGATCCCTTTCGTCTCGTCCTCTCCCAAAATGACGAGTTTATCACCCGCTTGGATGCGGTACAGATCCCGTGCCTGTTTCGGAATGACAATCTGGCCCCGCTCCCCCACCTTGACGACACCGAAAAACCGCTTCCCCTTCGGAGCGAGATGATTCGCTTCTTCCTCACTCATACTCTGGGACAATTCATCCAATGTCACTTGGAAAACATCGCTCAAAATCTTGCATTTATAAATATCCGGCAAGGCCTCCCCATTTTCCCACTTCGCTACGGTCTGCCGCGAAACATCCACCTTTTCCGCCAACTGTTCCTGACTCAATCTGTTCCTTTTACGCAACACGCGGATATTCATACCGATCATATTTTTCATCTCCTTATCTCCCAATATAAAGGAGTCTAGGGGCGAAATCTATCAACGATCCGTAACATTTCTTGTTATAAATCGTGGCAACCCTCCTTGGAGACAGTTACCAGTATAATTCAGACAAAATTCAGAATTGAGCAAGATTTGCGCAGGTGACTGTCACCACTTCAGAACGCCTTTCGCTGGTAAATGATTGTCGTCGTTATCCAGGAAAGCGCGTAAAGTGTCATAATCAAAAAGGCTGCTCCCGTATACAAAACCGGTATGGACAAATTGTCGATGAATTGAGTGATGGCCGTTGCATGTTTGGCTAAAAATATTACCGTTTGCGGCCCGATGCCTGCCAACAAGAGAAAACTGATGAGCACAGCCGCGGAAATGTATCCGGGTTTGAATATATAAAACAACGGAAAAGTGAACGAAGCGAATAATAAAAATAAGCCGCTGCCCAACCCGATATCCATCATCGCAAACGGTTTATTCAGCACAAATAGCGCCAGACTTGTCACTCCGATGGACAACATCATATACACGATGGCTCCAAGATAGCGTGAGGCGACGATCTCGTTACGTGTATAGGGCAAGGAATTCAGTAAAATATTTGTCTCCGCTTTTTCATCGTACGCATACGTATTAAACGGGATGAAAATGCTCGCGACGAGAAAAATCAGCGCCGGGTGCGAGTCCATGATGATAAAAAAAACGATAAAAGGGATAAAGACGAGCAGCTGTCTTTTCTGTAGGATAACATCGCGCCTAATCAAGTTAAACATAGCTATTCCTTCCTTTCATGTAGTACATGATATCTTCCAAAGATGCCCGTTCCATAACGACAGAGTCTCCGAAAATCTGTTGCACCGCCCGGACATTATCCGTCAGTGCCTCAAATCCAGTCGGCGCTTGATGAATATGAACGAATTCTTTTTCCGTATCCCGGTCCAACAGTTCATTTCTCCCTTTGACAAGCGCAAAGTTTTCGGCTACATCGTGAATGGATTGATTGAACACCAATTCCCCTTCCTGGATGAAGGCGATGTAATCTGCAATCCGATTCAAATCTGTCGTAATATGGGTGGAGAAAAATATGGTTCGGTTGCCATCCACCATTAATTCCTGTAAAAGCTCCAACAGCTCCCGCCTGAAAATCGGGTCCAACCCCGCGGTCGGCTCATCCATGATGATCAGCTCCGCATGATGCGACAGCGCAATTGCTAAGGAGGCCTTCATCTGCATCCCCTTCGAGAATTTCTTCACCGATTTGTTCAGCGGCAATTCGAATTGGTTGATATACCGATTAAATAAGGCATCATCCCATCGTTTGTAAGCCGGCGCCACAATCCGTTTGATATCTTTCAAATTCAGCCCTTCAAAAAACACATTGCCGTCGTAGACAAACCCGATGCGCTCCTTGATCGCCTTTTCATGCGTTGCGTAGTCCAAGCCGAACAACTTCACCTCGCCGGCATCCGGCCTTAATAAATTCATCATCATTTTGATCGTCGTCGACTTCCCGGCCCCATTCGCTCCGATGAAACCGGTGACAAAGCCTTGCTTCACTTGCAAATCGATATTTTTTACAGAGAAGCCTTTAAAATGCTTGGTTACATTTGTTAATTCAACCACATGTTCCATCCCCATCACTCCTCATTTAAAATTTTCAATAGCTGTTGCAGTTCGTCCAGGGATAGGCCGATTTCCCTGCTATTTGTAATGACCGCGCTCAACTGTTCCTCAATGACCTTCAACTTCTTCTCCCGGATGACTTCCAGATTCTGCTCTGCGATAAAAGAGCCTTTGCCGACAATGGAATAGATGAAACCCGCTTTTTCCAACTCCTCATAGGCCCGCTTCGTCGTAATGACACTGATCTGCAAATCCTTGGCGAGCTGGCGGATGGAAGGCAATGCCGCCCCCTCCTGCAACTCCCCCGCTAAAATGGACGATTTGATCTGCTTCGTAATCTGTTCATAAATCGGCTCCTTCGAACTGTTGGAAATAATAATCTGCATGCAATCCCTCTTCTTCTTGTATAGTGTATATATACTTTATATACACTATACACAGTTAATCTGTTTTCTGCAACCTCTACTTGGTGACAGTGGTCACCAATACAATTCAGACACTATTCTGAATTGGGTCGGATTTGCGCAGGTGACTGTCACCATTTCATTGTCAGCATTTCATAAAAAAAGTGTTCAATGGGAATGAGTTTCCCGTTGAACACTTTTTTTGAAAAATAGATAAATATATTGCTTATCCTTTTACCCCTTCCAAATTAGCAATCCGCTTTTGGATCGACTTGCGCCATTCCTCCGCAAGTGCCTCGACAGCGGCAATCCGTTTCAGCGCTTCTATATTCCGCGGCTGGTGAAAATAGACTTCATTGCCGAACTGGATGGAAACGTTAGCTGGATGCTGTTCGAGCAAGGTAATGGTCGAATCTCTTCTTACGATCCCTTCCTCCAACACTCTGCATAAATAGCCGGTATAGCCCGTTTCTATCATCCGTTTCATGAGCTGCGGCAATCCGGTCCTTTTTGAAATCGTACTGCAGGGCACCCGGCCTTGCGTCACTTGGATGACCACCTCTCCGACCCGGAAGATATCGCCGATGAATACGTCCGTTTCGAGCATATTTATCACTGTCAAATTCTCTCCAAATGTCGCATCTGGCAAAGATTTTCGGAATTCCGCTTCCCACTGCGCATAATGCAAATAATAAAAATATTGTTTGTAAAATTATTGACAATCCACTAACTTCGCTTTACTATGTTTGTTTTTGATTAAACAATTATTAAATTCGTTTGCTGTATTTCATTATTGATAGGATGTGTATATGCGGTGGATATTTCAGATCAGTTTTGGAACGCCACGTTGGATGAACTGAAACAGGGATATAGGGAAGAGGCGAATTCCTATACTTGCCTGTTATGCGGGGAGGAAATTGAAAAAGGGATCATATACCCGGTTGATGGGATCTTTTACGAAGCAGAGCGATATATCCGGATTCATATCGAGCGTACCCACCAATCCGTTTTTGAGTATCTCCTGAATTTGGATAAGAAACTGACAGGGCTTACCGATCATCAGAATCTCCTGCTCCGTCATTTTTACGAGGGGAAGAGCGATAAAGAGATCCAAACGGAAATGGGGATCGGCAGCACTTCCACAATTAGGCATCACCGTTTTTCATTAAAAGAGAAAGAGCGCCAGGCGAAGACCTTTTTAGCGATCATGGAGCTGTTAAAGGAAAAAGATCAATACGCGCCAGCCTTTGTCCCGCCCCATAAAACAGCCAAAATGGTCGATGATCGCTATGCCGTCACGGAAGAGGAGCGACGTGAGATCGTCCAAAAGTTTTTACCGGAAGGGACCCAAGGCCGATTGACCAAATTCCCGCCTAAAGAAAAACAGCGATATATCGTTCTGCGGGAAATGGCCAAACGATTCGATCGTGACACGACCTATACCGAACATGAAGTCAATCAAATGTTGGAAAGTATGTATGACGATTATATAAAGATTCGGCGCTATTTAATCGAATATGGCTTTTTAGGAAGAAAGCCCGATGGAAGTCAATATTGGCTGAACCAATAAGAGTAAGGAGTGGCCCAAATGGAGAGAAAAAAGCAGTTAAAACAGATGTACAAGGAAACCCCGATAGAAGGCGGCATTTTTCAAATAAAAAATAATGAAAACGGTAAACTATTCGTCGGCAGCACAAGGAATTTCAAAACAATAAACGGACTGAAATTCAGTTTGGAAGCCGGCACTGCCCCACCGACAACTACAGAACTTCAGCAAGACTGGAGTCATTTTGGCGCAAGTGCGTTCAGCATCGACAAACTTGAAACTCTCAAAAAGAAAGACGAACCATACTTTAATGAAAAAGAAGCATTGCAGGAAATGGAAAACAAATGGCTAGACCAGCTTCAACCTTATGGCGAAAGAGGATACAACCGAAAGAAGTAACGCAGCGACAAAAATACACCTCCCTTCGATCGCTATTCCAGCCGATCAAGGGGAGGTGTCCGTATGGTAGAGCAGCAAGTTTCTTGCTCCTCAATCATTCATCTTTTGATATAAATAGAGCATTTGCTGCTGCTCCTCCAATTGCGGTGACAATTGCACCTTCCGCCTGGCGTCTTGGTGACAGTCACCTCATAAAGCTGTCTTCATCGGATCACTTCAAATAAAACCGCAAGCCCGATTCCGCCGGCACTACCAATTGCGGCGAGCACATAATTTACGTCCTGCCTTCTCTGCACTTCATAAAAAAGTCGCGTCACTAAAATGGCTCCCGAGGCGCCGTAAGGATGGCCTGTCGTCAACGCACCGCCGGATACATTCAATTTCCCGTACGGAATCGACAGTTCCGTAGCGCATGCAATCATTTTAGATGCAAATGCTTCGTTGATTTCAATCAAATCGATATCTTCCATCGTCAATCCGTTACGTGCCAACAATGCTCGAATGGCCGGGATCGGCGACATGCCCGGATAATTCGGATGGATTCCGCTCACTTCACTGTCCGCGAAGCGAAGCACTGCGCGCATGCCGAGTTCCGCGGCCAATTGTTCTTCCATGACGACAACCGCGGCAGCACCATCATGAATGCCGCAACTGTTCGCC from Bacillus sp. OxB-1 encodes:
- a CDS encoding GIY-YIG nuclease family protein, yielding MERKKQLKQMYKETPIEGGIFQIKNNENGKLFVGSTRNFKTINGLKFSLEAGTAPPTTTELQQDWSHFGASAFSIDKLETLKKKDEPYFNEKEALQEMENKWLDQLQPYGERGYNRKK
- a CDS encoding ABC transporter ATP-binding protein — encoded protein: MIQIHQLNHSFVIGKKGKEQRIPVLKNLSFDVRKGEIVSIVGRSGSGKSTLLHILAGFLKPDSGEIHVDGTKTSSFNETESAQFRLDHFGFIFQNFQLMPGLTAFENVELPLKLKGMNRKERQAKVERLMQHVGLRGVQDHYPNELSGGQQQRVSIARALITDPPIILADEPTGSLDSETEQDILLLIQSLNRTLGITFVIITHDEEVAESAHRTYRMHDGELVEGGVSHAV
- a CDS encoding GntR family transcriptional regulator — encoded protein: MQIIISNSSKEPIYEQITKQIKSSILAGELQEGAALPSIRQLAKDLQISVITTKRAYEELEKAGFIYSIVGKGSFIAEQNLEVIREKKLKVIEEQLSAVITNSREIGLSLDELQQLLKILNEE
- the helD gene encoding RNA polymerase recycling motor HelD, whose product is MNVELREEQERVNSVMETITEQIQRLEDETSRRRNEVVKIRKHFWDEVKVNLDTFDDYLETIIGLRQEAQALSVNQSTHRHASKRLASLRRMQEMPYFGRIDFMEEETPTAERIYIGISTLMDPSGEDILIYDWRAPISSIYYDYPPGPAKYTTPGGIIYGTLERKWQYLIRGGVIQSMFDTSLTIGDEILQEVLGKGTDTHMHSIVATIQQEQNRIIRHDQGRMLIVHGAAGSGKTSAALQRVAYLLYKNRDVLTADQIILFSPNSLFNSYVSNVLPELGEENMQQVTFQEYLDHRLAREFQVENPYDQLEYVLTATDDPIYSTRMASIRFKASAYFFEAIQAYRKSLEKAGMVFRRITFRGETIVTAKQIAERFYSRDTELRFHSRLEKLKDWLLKQIDATETRERAHPWVQEEIELLGDEEYDKAFTYLAKKRGFQGEAVHDYEMEPEALARYIVRQKLRPVRKRIKALRFINIKGIYRNLFTDPNRISQWMDLEAPEEWPAICQSTVKMLGDGKLFYEDATPFLLLNELIQGFQTNSSIKHILVDEAQDYSPFQFEFLKRLFPSAKMTVLGDFNQAIFAHASEMVDFQMLTNLYGPDETVAINLTRSYRSTRPIVEFTRGLVPNGERIEAFDRDGEKPLLTQLDNQAELHRSIVSKVADLRERPYHTIAIICKSAAESAAAYESLSDIEDLKLVKSGSVEYEQGVVVIPAYLAKGIEFDAVLIYDASAESYGDDSLRRLFYTACTRAMHHLHIYSVGEPSPLLR
- a CDS encoding ABC transporter permease — protein: MQFNDQVDFIRQHLKKNRMRVFMTVLAATMGTAFLIVLASVGFGLHETIRSEVLDNRLVTEIEVYEGDIDEQKMEEWKKSEHVKAVIQRWRLDLPYETQMDGYKGYHNMTVTSFEEEQKAGFALAEGRLPEKQGEVVIGYHFASQLYEESTAEEAEPASYDGELLGKRFTYFIGNAEGEMLENGIPLTIVGIAKEPTKEWVVDERVFADNSIVPLLYEMYGAEDAEIFYRNTNVYADDLENVKVVSEQLRNEGYSVYSISDELDQLDIFFTALKAGLVFVGTIAILIASIGIFNTMTMAVTERTREIGVMKAIGADPKLIQRLFFMESAWIGLVGTVLAVLISYGVSMIANWVLPIIVASASGEESFEELGVVFSIIPWQLVVIASVISLSVAILSGWRPARKATKIDVIDALRQEL
- a CDS encoding macrolide family glycosyltransferase, with the protein product MSKIVFFSIPAHGHTNPTIPVVAELVKRGHQVWYYSFVEFQERIEAAGAVFIACDDFLPPLSEEELERKAGKDFAALIEMVADTTIAMDEKVCQELREIEPDCIVSDSICFWGKLFAMKLGIPYICSTTTFAFNKHTAKLMKRSLWEIGKMIVGMPRINKKIRLLRDHGYKVENFISIIQNDNETDTIVYTSKEFQPMADTFSDRYAFVGPSINLPLTVKEKKSRKVIYVSLGTVLNQNHDFYRNCIRAFAGKEYEVVMSVGGKTDISSLGGIPGNFTVKQSVDQLAILQRADVFITHSGMNSVNESLFFGVPLVLFPQHGEQRMVAERVVGLGAGVMLKGKKPKDLEAAVAEVLVDAAYLKRAKELSRTLRDAGGATKAADVILNKIL
- a CDS encoding ABC transporter ATP-binding protein, coding for MEHVVELTNVTKHFKGFSVKNIDLQVKQGFVTGFIGANGAGKSTTIKMMMNLLRPDAGEVKLFGLDYATHEKAIKERIGFVYDGNVFFEGLNLKDIKRIVAPAYKRWDDALFNRYINQFELPLNKSVKKFSKGMQMKASLAIALSHHAELIIMDEPTAGLDPIFRRELLELLQELMVDGNRTIFFSTHITTDLNRIADYIAFIQEGELVFNQSIHDVAENFALVKGRNELLDRDTEKEFVHIHQAPTGFEALTDNVRAVQQIFGDSVVMERASLEDIMYYMKGRNSYV
- a CDS encoding ABC-2 transporter permease, with translation MFNLIRRDVILQKRQLLVFIPFIVFFIIMDSHPALIFLVASIFIPFNTYAYDEKAETNILLNSLPYTRNEIVASRYLGAIVYMMLSIGVTSLALFVLNKPFAMMDIGLGSGLFLLFASFTFPLFYIFKPGYISAAVLISFLLLAGIGPQTVIFLAKHATAITQFIDNLSIPVLYTGAAFLIMTLYALSWITTTIIYQRKAF
- a CDS encoding helix-turn-helix domain-containing protein encodes the protein MKNMIGMNIRVLRKRNRLSQEQLAEKVDVSRQTVAKWENGEALPDIYKCKILSDVFQVTLDELSQSMSEEEANHLAPKGKRFFGVVKVGERGQIVIPKQARDLYRIQAGDKLVILGEDETKGIAVLKSEGFLEFAELIRKSELKADDPE
- a CDS encoding transporter substrate-binding domain-containing protein, which produces MKNSLKAVLAVVLAISGFLTYSLFTSAASEKDKTDASLSESRLDRIIDQGVIRVGTPGDYQPFTYLNPETKQYEGYDIEAAKSLAKELGVEVEFVETTWPTLMEDLLADKFDIAMGGITRNMGRQIQAQFSHGYIPFGKSPLIRAEDKEKFTSLEAINQPDVTIGVNPGGTNQKFVNAHMTNANVIVVQNNLDIPGKVASGEVDVMITDSIEAIHYARENDVLYAALTEDPWEPSQFGYLMQQGDQKFLNTVNFWMEEMELKGVFEELRKDFGINPDSEETAE
- a CDS encoding DUF2087 domain-containing protein, whose product is MDISDQFWNATLDELKQGYREEANSYTCLLCGEEIEKGIIYPVDGIFYEAERYIRIHIERTHQSVFEYLLNLDKKLTGLTDHQNLLLRHFYEGKSDKEIQTEMGIGSTSTIRHHRFSLKEKERQAKTFLAIMELLKEKDQYAPAFVPPHKTAKMVDDRYAVTEEERREIVQKFLPEGTQGRLTKFPPKEKQRYIVLREMAKRFDRDTTYTEHEVNQMLESMYDDYIKIRRYLIEYGFLGRKPDGSQYWLNQ